One genomic window of Candidatus Eisenbacteria bacterium includes the following:
- a CDS encoding tetratricopeptide repeat protein → MKTRRLTLAAAFAAPLLAALLAPARVPVTRADVPPILLPPHRDTTVSIESEPAPLLQPGRPGPADAERVSREKFAREQYELGRALEAQRVPAAAIAAYRNAVRNDPKLLDAHYRMGLLYTAVGQHRAAVSEYAAEVTLDPGNRVAARALGLALASDGDTANAVRQLELLTRRGAKDAASWKALGFAYGLARRPADSERALRHALSLDARDAGTWRDLGLVLSLLGRAPEAREAYRRSARLAPRDGSASLNAGNLEAREGRWPAALADYREAVSRDSTLAPAYAGQIKALVALGRSGEVGAIYRRWLAVRPDSPEARIEAIRYFSARDRDDIALELARDGVRANPASGEAHVALGMALDATGDAAGMLTELRRAEKLLRQPEQRDRLRATIASLRAQAPDSLRAVYTADSLAHEVPGAARRDATPGTAPPGGAAADSVSRR, encoded by the coding sequence GTGAAAACCCGCCGCCTGACGCTCGCGGCCGCGTTCGCCGCCCCGCTCCTCGCCGCGCTGCTCGCGCCCGCCCGCGTGCCGGTGACGCGCGCCGACGTGCCGCCGATCCTGCTGCCGCCGCATCGCGACACGACCGTCTCCATCGAGTCGGAACCGGCACCGCTGCTGCAACCCGGTCGTCCAGGGCCCGCCGACGCCGAGCGCGTCTCGCGCGAGAAGTTCGCGCGCGAGCAGTACGAGCTGGGGCGCGCGCTCGAGGCGCAGCGCGTTCCGGCCGCGGCCATCGCCGCGTATCGGAACGCCGTGCGCAACGACCCGAAGCTGCTCGACGCGCACTACCGGATGGGCCTGCTGTACACGGCGGTGGGCCAGCACCGCGCGGCGGTGAGCGAGTACGCGGCCGAGGTGACGCTCGATCCCGGCAACCGCGTGGCCGCGCGCGCCCTCGGGCTCGCGCTCGCGAGCGACGGCGACACCGCGAACGCGGTGCGCCAGCTCGAGCTGCTGACGCGCCGCGGCGCGAAGGACGCCGCTTCGTGGAAGGCGCTCGGCTTCGCCTACGGCCTCGCCCGCCGGCCGGCCGACTCCGAGCGCGCGCTGCGCCACGCGCTGTCGCTCGACGCCCGCGACGCCGGCACCTGGCGCGATCTCGGACTGGTGCTGTCGCTGCTCGGCCGCGCGCCCGAAGCGCGCGAGGCGTACCGCCGATCGGCGAGGCTGGCGCCCAGGGACGGAAGCGCGTCGCTCAACGCCGGCAACCTCGAAGCCCGCGAAGGCCGCTGGCCGGCCGCGCTCGCCGACTACCGCGAGGCGGTGTCGCGCGACTCGACGCTCGCTCCCGCGTACGCCGGGCAGATCAAGGCGCTCGTCGCGCTCGGGCGCAGCGGGGAGGTCGGCGCGATCTACCGGCGCTGGCTGGCCGTGCGGCCCGACTCGCCGGAGGCGCGCATCGAGGCGATCCGCTACTTCTCGGCGCGCGATCGCGACGACATCGCGCTCGAGCTTGCGCGCGACGGCGTGCGCGCGAACCCCGCTTCGGGCGAGGCGCACGTCGCGCTCGGAATGGCGCTCGACGCGACCGGCGACGCCGCGGGCATGCTGACCGAGCTGCGCAGGGCCGAGAAGCTTCTGCGGCAGCCCGAGCAGCGCGACCGCCTGCGCGCCACGATCGCTTCGCTGCGCGCGCAGGCGCCGGACTCGCTGCGCGCGGTGTACACCGCCGACAGTCTCGCGCACGAGGTGCCCGGAGCCGCCCGGCGCGACGCGACGCCCGGGACCGCGCCGCCGGGGGGCGCCGCCGCGGACTCGGTCTCGCGCCGCTGA
- a CDS encoding glycosyltransferase, whose product MRVLLVNAFHWLKGGVERTYFDESRWLAAAGHEVAHFATRHDGNEPSPTAEYFAPPADFTEGGSTLAQLKQLPRVLWSAPAAAAMARLVAAWKPDVAHLHAPSRHLTPSILRPLERARVPVVMTLHDFKPWCTNRILFAHGEVCERCRGGRHWHAVTTACVQDSRAKSVVGSVEAYLHDALNAYRSVRRWIAPSRFVYDKARENGVDDARLRVLSHGVEPARGTLAPPDGTPERYALFAGRLSTEKGVRLLPAIAGAIRPTPLLVAGEGPLAGWLAANAPADLRLLGHLSDAALAGLRARAAAVIVPSLFVEHYGYTVAEALLDARPVIAAKIGALPELIEHEGTGLLVAPGDGPGFAAAVRRALDDPAAPRWGAAGRERVERMSAPAAHLAGLLGIYREALEAPATGEWR is encoded by the coding sequence ATGCGCGTCCTGCTCGTCAATGCGTTCCACTGGCTCAAAGGCGGCGTCGAGCGCACCTACTTCGACGAGTCGCGCTGGCTGGCCGCGGCCGGCCACGAGGTCGCCCATTTCGCCACCCGTCACGACGGCAACGAGCCCAGTCCGACCGCCGAATACTTCGCGCCGCCCGCCGACTTCACCGAAGGCGGCTCGACGCTGGCGCAGCTGAAGCAGCTTCCGCGCGTCCTGTGGTCGGCGCCGGCGGCGGCGGCGATGGCCCGGCTCGTCGCCGCCTGGAAACCCGATGTCGCGCACCTGCACGCGCCGAGCCGGCACCTGACGCCCAGCATCCTGCGGCCGCTCGAGCGCGCGCGCGTGCCGGTGGTCATGACGCTCCACGACTTCAAGCCGTGGTGCACGAACCGCATCCTGTTCGCGCACGGCGAGGTGTGCGAGCGCTGCCGCGGCGGCCGGCACTGGCACGCCGTGACGACCGCCTGCGTGCAGGACTCGCGCGCGAAGAGCGTCGTCGGCTCGGTCGAGGCCTACCTGCACGACGCGCTGAACGCGTACCGTTCGGTGCGGCGCTGGATCGCGCCGTCGCGGTTCGTGTACGACAAGGCGCGCGAGAACGGCGTGGACGACGCGCGCCTGCGCGTGCTCTCGCACGGCGTCGAGCCCGCGCGCGGGACGCTCGCGCCGCCCGACGGCACGCCGGAGCGCTACGCGCTCTTCGCGGGGCGGCTCTCGACCGAAAAAGGCGTGCGGCTGCTGCCCGCGATCGCCGGGGCGATCCGCCCGACGCCGCTGCTCGTCGCCGGCGAAGGCCCGCTCGCCGGCTGGCTGGCCGCGAACGCACCCGCCGACCTGCGGCTCCTCGGACACCTGAGCGACGCCGCGCTCGCCGGACTGCGCGCGCGGGCGGCGGCGGTGATCGTGCCGAGCCTGTTCGTCGAGCACTATGGCTACACCGTCGCCGAAGCGTTGCTCGACGCGCGGCCCGTCATCGCGGCGAAGATCGGCGCGCTGCCCGAGCTGATCGAGCACGAGGGGACGGGGCTGCTCGTCGCGCCCGGCGACGGCCCGGGCTTCGCGGCGGCGGTTCGCCGGGCGCTGGACGATCCGGCGGCGCCGCGCTGGGGCGCCGCCGGACGCGAACGTGTCGAGCGGATGAGCGCGCCCGCGGCCCACCTGGCGGGACTGCTCGGCATCTACCGGGAGGCCCTGGAAGCGCCGGCCACCGGCGAGTGGAGGTGA
- a CDS encoding creatininase family protein: MRVDATNWMQIEKYLKADDRAVLPVGSVEQHAYLSLATDAILAERLAVEAAEPLGVPVFPVAAYGITPNFTAFPGTLSLRVETLCAIVRDLLDGLEAQGFRRVLVVNGHGGNAPAQGFVAEWLAGRPHMRVRWHNWWNAPQVWAKVVATDPLASHASWMENFPWTRIEGVALPKEPKAEVPFAQWLHLGPKEIRERLGDGCFAGRYERADDEMYAIWRVAIEETRALIAQGWD, from the coding sequence ATGCGCGTGGACGCGACGAACTGGATGCAGATCGAGAAGTACCTGAAGGCCGACGACCGCGCCGTCCTGCCCGTGGGCAGCGTCGAGCAGCACGCCTACCTGAGCCTCGCGACCGACGCGATCCTCGCCGAGCGGCTCGCCGTCGAAGCCGCGGAGCCGCTCGGCGTGCCGGTCTTTCCAGTCGCCGCCTACGGGATCACACCGAACTTCACCGCCTTCCCGGGCACGCTCTCGCTGCGTGTCGAGACCCTGTGCGCGATCGTGCGCGACCTGCTCGACGGACTCGAGGCGCAGGGGTTCCGGCGCGTGCTGGTGGTGAACGGGCACGGCGGCAACGCGCCGGCGCAGGGTTTCGTCGCCGAATGGCTCGCGGGCCGGCCGCACATGCGCGTACGCTGGCACAACTGGTGGAACGCGCCGCAGGTGTGGGCGAAGGTGGTCGCGACCGACCCGCTGGCTTCGCACGCCTCGTGGATGGAGAACTTTCCGTGGACGCGCATCGAGGGCGTCGCGCTGCCGAAGGAGCCGAAGGCCGAGGTGCCGTTCGCGCAATGGCTGCACCTGGGACCGAAGGAGATCCGTGAGCGGCTCGGCGACGGCTGCTTCGCCGGACGCTACGAACGGGCCGACGACGAGATGTACGCGATCTGGCGCGTCGCGATCGAGGAGACGCGGGCGCTGATCGCGCAGGGCTGGGATTGA
- the bcp gene encoding thioredoxin-dependent thiol peroxidase: MATTSLLPVIGKPAPDFTLPSSSGESVSLKSFKNHKSVVLYFYPKDDTPGCTKEACGFRDLTAEFEKAGAVILGVSNDPVDSHAKFRDKFKLPFELLADEDASVSKAYGVYKQKNLYGKKYMGIERTTFIIDRTGRIAQIYPKVKVEGHVADVLAFLGED, from the coding sequence ATGGCCACGACCAGCCTTCTGCCGGTGATCGGCAAGCCGGCACCCGATTTCACGCTGCCCTCGTCGTCGGGCGAGAGCGTGTCGCTCAAGTCGTTCAAGAACCACAAGTCGGTCGTCCTCTACTTCTATCCGAAGGACGACACGCCGGGTTGCACCAAGGAGGCCTGCGGCTTCCGCGACCTGACCGCCGAGTTCGAGAAGGCCGGCGCCGTGATCCTCGGCGTCTCGAACGATCCCGTGGATTCGCACGCGAAGTTCCGCGACAAGTTCAAACTGCCGTTCGAGCTGCTCGCCGACGAGGACGCGTCCGTGTCGAAGGCCTACGGCGTCTACAAGCAGAAGAACCTGTACGGGAAGAAGTACATGGGCATCGAGCGGACCACGTTCATCATTGACCGCACCGGCCGTATCGCCCAGATCTACCCGAAGGTGAAGGTCGAAGGGCACGTCGCCGACGTGCTCGCGTTCCTGGGCGAGGACTGA
- a CDS encoding helix-turn-helix transcriptional regulator, with the protein MSSAQDPHYQAFLRRLKAARRKAGMTQVEVAKRLGRPQSFVSKCESGERRVDVLELAEFAGLYRVPVDYFVKSAPAGFKRSSPT; encoded by the coding sequence ATGAGTAGCGCGCAAGACCCCCATTACCAGGCATTTCTTCGGCGGCTGAAGGCGGCGCGCCGAAAAGCCGGCATGACCCAGGTAGAAGTCGCGAAACGGCTGGGCAGACCGCAATCCTTCGTCTCGAAGTGCGAGTCCGGCGAGCGTCGGGTCGACGTGCTCGAGTTAGCCGAGTTTGCCGGGCTCTACCGCGTACCCGTGGACTACTTTGTAAAGTCTGCGCCCGCCGGGTTCAAGCGCAGCTCGCCTACCTGA
- a CDS encoding LON peptidase substrate-binding domain-containing protein → MFAPPRHPVPVFPLPDLVLFPEVELPLHVFELRYRTMVREALSGERWLAIATLKPGWEADYHGSPEFHDLGCLGRFEQVEWLPNDCYDLKLRGVRRVRLGRVAREFPYRACAVDVLDEAPLDETDPPVQIERAALLDAAKKLLPLGAEAWVAPPLPREEAPFAAIVNSIAQRLRMDVAARLELLAMDNVIDRARRLQEHLKRFGGPNPPGPASSLGRN, encoded by the coding sequence ATGTTCGCTCCGCCCCGGCATCCCGTCCCGGTGTTCCCGCTGCCCGACCTCGTGCTGTTTCCCGAAGTCGAGCTGCCGCTGCACGTCTTCGAACTGCGCTACCGCACCATGGTGCGCGAGGCGCTCTCGGGCGAGCGCTGGCTGGCGATCGCGACACTCAAGCCCGGCTGGGAAGCCGACTACCACGGCAGCCCCGAGTTTCATGACCTCGGGTGCCTCGGCCGCTTCGAACAAGTCGAGTGGTTGCCGAACGACTGCTACGATCTGAAGCTGCGCGGCGTGCGACGCGTGCGCCTCGGACGCGTCGCGCGCGAGTTCCCGTACCGCGCCTGCGCCGTGGACGTGCTCGACGAAGCCCCGCTCGACGAGACCGACCCGCCCGTGCAGATCGAGCGGGCGGCGCTGCTCGACGCCGCGAAGAAGCTTCTGCCGCTCGGCGCCGAGGCCTGGGTCGCGCCGCCGCTGCCCCGCGAGGAAGCGCCCTTCGCGGCGATCGTCAACTCGATCGCGCAGCGCCTGCGCATGGATGTGGCCGCCCGGCTCGAGCTGCTGGCCATGGACAACGTCATTGACCGAGCGCGGCGGCTGCAGGAGCACCTCAAGCGGTTCGGCGGGCCGAACCCACCAGGCCCCGCGAGCTCGCTGGGAAGGAACTGA
- a CDS encoding DinB family protein — translation MNRWTRYPLAALCGLALLSAAPAFADEPSAHAAATPEVAGIRGEIIANLKDASGKVIELAGAVPARKWGWRPAKGVRSVGEAYLHIAQANYLLSSFLGAKPPLSEAVLSKLDTTPTTVERTLQLLKDSFAFAERTIADTPDSELAATASFFGQPMTKEAIMLAMATHTHEHLGQSIAYARMNGVVPPWTAREQAAAAKRAAEKAKGSGAQGGR, via the coding sequence ATGAACCGCTGGACCCGTTACCCGCTCGCCGCGCTCTGTGGCCTCGCGCTGCTGTCGGCCGCGCCGGCATTCGCCGACGAACCTTCGGCGCACGCCGCGGCCACGCCCGAGGTCGCGGGCATCCGCGGCGAGATCATCGCCAACCTGAAGGACGCGAGCGGAAAGGTGATCGAGCTGGCCGGCGCCGTTCCGGCCCGCAAGTGGGGCTGGCGGCCCGCAAAGGGGGTGCGCTCCGTGGGTGAGGCCTACCTGCACATCGCGCAGGCCAACTACCTGCTCAGTTCGTTCCTCGGCGCGAAACCGCCGCTGTCCGAGGCCGTGCTCTCGAAGCTCGACACCACGCCGACCACCGTCGAGCGCACGTTGCAATTGCTGAAGGACTCGTTCGCGTTCGCCGAGCGGACCATCGCCGACACGCCCGACTCCGAGCTCGCCGCGACCGCCAGCTTCTTCGGGCAGCCAATGACCAAGGAGGCGATCATGCTGGCCATGGCGACGCACACGCACGAACACCTCGGCCAGTCCATCGCCTACGCGCGCATGAACGGCGTCGTGCCGCCGTGGACCGCGCGCGAGCAGGCCGCCGCCGCGAAGCGCGCGGCCGAGAAGGCGAAGGGAAGCGGCGCGCAGGGCGGACGCTGA
- the ispH gene encoding 4-hydroxy-3-methylbut-2-enyl diphosphate reductase — MTSPTRTLYLAAPRGFCAGVDRAIDIVEMALEVHGAPIWVRHEIVHNRHVVDALRAKGAVFTDDLADVPAGAVVVFSAHGVSPAVRAEAKARGLRTLDATCPLVTKVHLEALRYAKQGYSIVLIGHRQHVEVIGTLGEAPEAIVVCESVAEVEALALPDPEKVAYITQTTLSIDDCNAMVEALRRRYPKVKEPAKDDICYATTNRQHAVRYMAPLCPTVLVVGAPASSNANRLVEVAAGLGSRAWLIESAADIRPEWLTGNVGLTAGASTPEHVVQACVARVRELGDYRVEEFRLVEERVVFPLPGELAAAAEERGIELSPGNALAARRARDEMRVRHH, encoded by the coding sequence ATGACTTCGCCGACCCGCACGCTCTACCTCGCGGCGCCCCGCGGCTTCTGCGCCGGCGTGGACCGCGCCATTGACATCGTCGAGATGGCGCTCGAAGTCCACGGCGCGCCGATCTGGGTGCGGCACGAGATCGTGCACAACCGCCACGTCGTGGACGCCCTGCGCGCCAAGGGCGCCGTGTTCACCGACGATCTCGCGGACGTGCCCGCGGGCGCGGTGGTGGTGTTCTCCGCCCATGGCGTTTCGCCGGCGGTGCGCGCCGAGGCCAAGGCGCGCGGCCTGCGCACGCTGGACGCGACCTGCCCGCTCGTCACCAAGGTGCACCTCGAGGCGCTGCGTTACGCGAAACAGGGCTACTCGATCGTGCTCATCGGCCATCGCCAGCACGTCGAGGTCATCGGCACGCTCGGCGAAGCCCCCGAGGCGATCGTCGTGTGCGAGAGCGTCGCCGAGGTCGAGGCGCTCGCGCTGCCCGATCCCGAAAAGGTCGCGTACATCACGCAGACCACGCTCTCGATCGACGACTGCAACGCGATGGTCGAGGCTCTGCGCCGGCGCTACCCGAAGGTGAAGGAGCCGGCGAAGGACGACATCTGCTACGCCACCACCAACCGGCAGCACGCGGTGCGGTACATGGCGCCCCTTTGCCCGACCGTACTCGTCGTCGGCGCGCCGGCCAGCAGCAACGCGAACCGCCTCGTCGAGGTGGCCGCGGGACTCGGCTCGCGGGCCTGGCTGATCGAGTCCGCCGCCGACATCCGCCCCGAGTGGCTGACCGGCAACGTCGGCCTGACCGCCGGCGCCTCGACCCCCGAGCACGTCGTGCAGGCGTGCGTCGCGCGTGTTCGCGAGCTGGGGGACTACCGGGTCGAGGAGTTCCGCCTGGTCGAGGAACGCGTCGTGTTCCCGCTGCCCGGCGAGCTGGCCGCGGCCGCCGAGGAGCGGGGCATCGAGCTGTCGCCGGGCAACGCCCTCGCGGCGCGGCGCGCCCGCGACGAGATGCGCGTTCGTCATCACTGA
- a CDS encoding superoxide dismutase — protein MAWKELTPRTFASIRELNGISQRTQEEHYELYKGYIAKTNEIQKKLDTVDRSTANQTYSDLRSLRVELSFAIGGVKNHEIYFGHLGGKGGHPGKQTLALINRDYPSYDAWLADFKASGLAARGWVWLAYDHDLNMLTTVVGDAQNTFPLWNATPILALDVYEHAYWFDYGRARGKYIEAFFNNLDWNVVEQNLERALAMQAVAK, from the coding sequence ATGGCCTGGAAGGAACTGACGCCCAGGACGTTCGCGTCCATCCGCGAACTGAACGGCATCTCGCAGCGCACGCAGGAAGAGCACTACGAGCTGTACAAGGGCTACATCGCCAAGACCAACGAGATCCAGAAGAAGCTCGACACCGTGGATCGCTCGACCGCGAACCAGACCTACAGCGACCTGCGCTCGCTGCGCGTCGAGCTGTCGTTCGCGATCGGCGGCGTGAAGAACCACGAGATCTACTTCGGCCACCTCGGCGGCAAGGGTGGCCACCCCGGCAAGCAGACGCTCGCGCTCATCAACCGCGACTATCCCTCGTACGACGCCTGGCTCGCCGACTTCAAGGCCTCCGGCCTCGCGGCGCGCGGCTGGGTGTGGCTCGCCTACGACCACGACCTCAACATGCTCACGACCGTCGTCGGCGACGCGCAGAACACCTTCCCGCTCTGGAACGCCACCCCGATCCTGGCGCTGGACGTGTACGAGCACGCCTACTGGTTCGACTACGGTCGGGCGCGCGGCAAGTACATCGAGGCGTTCTTCAACAACCTCGACTGGAACGTGGTCGAGCAGAATCTCGAGCGCGCGCTCGCGATGCAGGCGGTCGCGAAGTAA
- a CDS encoding Alw26I/Eco31I/Esp3I family type II restriction endonuclease, which yields MGKKATYGRGHPKFLEYVQFIASHPAYKGMPDAVLDGGGIQWEAPSNRQSGKFKDTHGKRLEWWRKKAASVGIDPTSGAGWISETAKRIHPTKEKPCKNCGRILDIRYVYPSEILLRRVRALPYFDESFPLDPLEHVRDLIGRLVEKFGDRVFSDLPALLKCSGLAIPALPRSLDPWLEWVARVYVPHEPATLSPGAMSNAPDRFDGFHSFNRCCRSSADRGRSKQNLQSYTTDRRVFEYWVDGDWMAANELMGVIRSNTSLQRERCLNGHSGPCSADHIGPVSLGFAHRPEFALLCRSCNSTKNNRMSLGDVNALRAAESRGGSVASWYAEDLWNLRKADVDSDEKALRLSKMLRDNRHTAMHVLNKVASEGHLTFLTAFLGLPYAEHDPKFDGVRVEGGVVKFDALVVRERGTKYAPEQKARRLRVAFEALGDYVSKAGRNALLVMTPEVVKKLKQALAVLDKCPADIKALDRKLRKIFADDPPSEEALRAIVEQLPRPESEPACFEQAKALLRETMHLVGKEISLRWADDRYVRAQEEED from the coding sequence ATGGGAAAGAAAGCAACCTACGGCCGCGGCCATCCGAAGTTCCTGGAATACGTCCAGTTCATTGCGTCGCATCCGGCCTACAAGGGAATGCCGGATGCGGTGCTCGACGGCGGCGGAATCCAGTGGGAGGCGCCCTCCAACCGCCAGTCTGGCAAGTTCAAAGATACGCACGGAAAGAGACTCGAGTGGTGGCGGAAGAAGGCCGCGTCGGTTGGAATTGATCCGACGTCGGGTGCGGGCTGGATCAGCGAGACGGCAAAGCGGATCCATCCCACGAAAGAGAAGCCATGCAAGAACTGCGGCCGGATCCTGGACATCCGCTACGTCTATCCCTCCGAGATTCTCCTTCGGCGTGTCAGGGCGCTGCCGTATTTCGATGAGTCGTTTCCGCTGGACCCTCTGGAGCACGTCCGGGACCTGATTGGTCGTCTGGTGGAGAAGTTTGGCGATAGGGTCTTTTCCGACCTGCCGGCACTCTTGAAGTGCAGTGGGCTTGCGATCCCAGCCCTGCCTAGAAGCCTGGACCCCTGGCTCGAATGGGTCGCCCGCGTCTACGTGCCTCACGAGCCGGCGACTCTCAGTCCCGGAGCGATGTCGAATGCACCCGATCGCTTCGACGGTTTCCACTCATTCAATCGGTGCTGCCGATCAAGCGCGGACCGCGGGCGGAGCAAACAGAACCTCCAGTCCTACACGACCGATCGGCGAGTTTTCGAGTACTGGGTCGATGGTGACTGGATGGCCGCGAACGAGCTCATGGGAGTCATTCGGTCCAACACTTCACTTCAACGCGAGCGCTGCCTGAATGGCCATTCGGGACCATGCTCGGCTGATCACATCGGGCCGGTATCGCTTGGTTTTGCGCACCGCCCCGAGTTCGCTCTGCTGTGTAGGTCCTGCAACAGCACCAAGAACAATCGCATGTCGCTCGGTGACGTGAATGCACTTCGCGCGGCCGAATCTCGAGGCGGATCAGTAGCATCGTGGTACGCCGAGGACCTTTGGAATCTACGCAAGGCCGACGTGGACAGCGACGAAAAGGCTCTCCGGCTGAGCAAGATGCTCAGAGACAATCGTCACACCGCGATGCACGTGCTAAACAAGGTCGCCAGTGAAGGACACCTGACGTTTCTGACGGCTTTTCTCGGCCTGCCGTACGCCGAACATGATCCGAAGTTCGATGGGGTTCGAGTTGAAGGTGGGGTGGTGAAGTTCGATGCCCTTGTGGTCCGGGAGAGAGGCACAAAGTACGCCCCTGAGCAGAAGGCAAGACGCCTGAGGGTGGCGTTCGAGGCACTGGGTGACTACGTGTCTAAGGCTGGACGAAACGCACTTCTCGTGATGACCCCGGAGGTCGTGAAGAAACTCAAGCAGGCGCTGGCCGTTCTTGATAAGTGCCCGGCTGACATCAAGGCACTGGACCGGAAGCTGCGGAAGATCTTTGCTGATGACCCGCCCTCCGAAGAGGCTCTTCGGGCGATTGTTGAGCAACTCCCACGACCCGAATCTGAGCCCGCATGTTTCGAACAGGCCAAGGCACTTCTGCGCGAGACGATGCACTTGGTCGGTAAGGAGATCAGCCTCCGCTGGGCCGACGACCGCTACGTGCGAGCTCAGGAAGAAGAGGACTGA
- a CDS encoding peroxidase-related enzyme (This protein belongs to a clade of uncharacterized proteins related to peroxidases such as the alkylhydroperoxidase AhpD.), producing MSWTRSIAPESAPPELRGVYERIASRSSSGRVSNVWQALALSPAALESAHASYVALTTEPSPLTAAQVELIAVVVSATNGCGYCVAHHGPKLAKLSGDELARGVARDYREANLAARDRVLLDMAVALTCEPDERGVADLERVREYGFTDEAIVRAVAIAAWYSFINRVVLALGVELEAGREPWAFGAQR from the coding sequence ATGAGCTGGACCCGCAGCATCGCCCCCGAATCGGCCCCGCCCGAGCTGCGAGGTGTGTACGAGCGCATCGCGTCCCGCAGCTCGTCGGGGCGTGTCTCGAACGTCTGGCAGGCGCTGGCACTGAGCCCGGCGGCGCTCGAGTCCGCCCACGCTTCGTACGTCGCGCTCACCACGGAGCCATCGCCGCTCACGGCGGCGCAGGTCGAGTTGATCGCCGTCGTCGTCTCCGCGACCAACGGCTGCGGCTACTGCGTCGCGCACCACGGGCCGAAGCTCGCGAAGCTCTCGGGCGACGAACTGGCCCGCGGAGTGGCGCGCGACTACCGCGAGGCCAACCTCGCGGCGCGCGACCGGGTGCTGCTCGACATGGCGGTCGCGCTCACCTGCGAGCCGGACGAACGCGGCGTCGCCGACCTCGAGCGCGTGCGCGAGTACGGTTTCACCGACGAGGCCATCGTGCGCGCGGTGGCGATCGCGGCCTGGTACTCGTTCATCAACCGCGTGGTGCTCGCGCTCGGGGTCGAGCTGGAGGCCGGCCGCGAGCCGTGGGCCTTCGGCGCGCAGCGCTGA